Within the Cryptococcus neoformans var. neoformans B-3501A chromosome 1, whole genome shotgun sequence genome, the region ctttcttcttcttcttttcttccttcttctttccttcctcagcAAGCTGGTCTTGAGAATCTCGTCTTTTATATCTCCAACAACCCTATTCAACATCATATAGCAAAATGACACAAAGCCCATTCTCTACTTTCGGCTACCAGACCGCTATGCCCTCCGGCTCCAGTTTCAAACCAAAGCGTAAGAGGATGTCTTGGGgcccagaagaagaagaaaatggtGCCAAGGTGAGGGTCTTCCTTTCGTCCTTTATATATTCACTCTGATTCTGTTCTAGCACATGCGTATGCTTTCTCCTACTCTCAACCACCCCGGTTTCCCTTTGCCTGAGCTTGTCGCGGACCATTCAAACAACGCGTCAGATGACGACCAAGTCATGGACATGGACCAGGACATGCCCGACAGTAGCTCCGCCGTTGGCCCCCCTTCGCCGGCCGAAGGGTACGCTCAAAACTCATATTCATACGGTGCCAGTGGTAGCGGAGGTTTTGGCTTCGGACCCGGcgcggaagaggatgagttTGAGATGGATATGATGGATGATATGGGCACCCTTCAATCGAAAAGTGAGCTTTTGTTTTTCAGAGTCGAAGCTTGACCTGACGCTTGGAATCAGATTACCCATCTCTCACCCCTCACCCCAATCCTCATCATTTTTCCAACCCTGGGAACAACCACAATCTTAGGGGTACATCACCACTTGCTGCTCAGCCTTTCAGTACCGCTCTTCCCGCACCTCCAGCACGCGGCATCTTCCAGCCCACCGTCTCGGGCCCGCTGGCTCCTGACGCATCGGATATCGAGCGCGCTAGGTCTCAACATGGCCCTTGGTGCCAAAGTATTCCCAAGCTCATCATGAGCGAGTACCCCGATGCCAGCGGCAGAAGGTCAATGTGGACTGTTTGCGGCGACTGCGGAGCTTGCGAAAAGACTCAGGACTAGTCGCTCAATGATATTTTCAATGTAGATGTAGTTGTGGGTCGCTTTATACAAAAGACTCTGGATGGGCTTAGGTATTGTTGTAGATTGTAGTCGGCTCAGGTATGTGCTTTTATCATTAAAAGGATGCATCGTATGTCTATGTACAAAAATTGAAATTCAAGCGGCATGCAAGTGGATTGTCCATCCGTACAGTTATACAGTGAATCTAAGCTACTGACCATTATCTCCCTTCAATTTCATTCGCAAACTCTCTCAAAAAGTTCTCGGCTTCTCTTTGCccatcttcacctcctATCATAACATCTTCGTCGCCGATTGTCTCCACCTCTTGTCCTGGGATGAGCTTCAACTGTCCTCGCTCTTGGATATGACGAAATCGGGAAGGTTTGCCCAGTCTCCTGAtactttcttcttcttcctcttcagctaCGCGCAAAGCTCGTTGGTTAGCCGCTAGCTCGGCCGATGTGGTTGGCGGAAGATGTTGGGTACGAGGGATGGAGCTGCTGACAAAGCGGTGGGCAGCGGCAGCGTCGACTTTGGGACGAACTATTACTAACAGCATGAGTATTTGCGTTCGTATGGCATGTTCTCTGAAGATGACTGACTCTCTTCGTGCCCCTCAGCGGAGCTGACTTTGGAATAATATGTTTTTATCCGTTCCTGTGGACAGAGAGTACCATTAAAATGGATAATCATTCGATTTGAGTCACTTACGAGTTCAGCAGTCACGTCATGCTTTGTTGGATCAATTCCTTTCGTTTTCAAGTACACTGCAACCCATCAGTGACTTGACTTAGCTCAGCAGTGGAGCTCACGTACCCCACACAAGGTCATTGATTAAGTAGGCACCCAGAACATCCATTTTCGTTCTCTCCAATGGTGACAATTTTTCAACAGTTTGTGACCACGGCTTGGCTTCTAAAGGTGCAAGAGCAGCTTCTAGAGCATCGAGTGACTCGTTGAGAGCAGAGAGGGTATCTTTTGGCGAGGACTCTGACATCGTTCCAATGGGATTCCTGGCTTCTTAAGGTTTGCAGTGATGTGGCTTCGCACCCTCCTAACCTAATTTTGCTGTGCTTTGCTGTCGCTCTGGAGTTGTAAACACAGATCAATCTACTTGCCACCTGGTGCCCAGCGTCTTTCCGCGCCGGTGGCCTTTCGTGAGAAGCTCTTCTCACTTTTACTGCTAAACAATTTTATGTATTACGTAAATTATAGTGATGCAGTTGCCTTTCGCTCGCTCGTCGCTAATAAActtgtcttctttcgtGGAACGTTTTTGAGGAAACTCTTCAATCAAATTAGCTAGTAGAGGTCGTTGCCATCAACACTTAAAGCTGTATATTTTCAAAGATAAACTCCTCATGTGTGCAAAGAATGCAGACTTAAATGGTCAACGAATTCCTCAGCTGTCATAACCTGCAGGTAAGTACAGTACAAGATACAACAATAGCTCAACTCTGCAAAGTAGGTCGCTTACTTAATCAGGATCATTGGCACGTACATGGGTATTATCAGGACATCATTCATGTCAACGGTATCCTTTATGTGTGCTGCTGTTCCTTGTTTTGCGGTTGGATGCCTGGTTGCTCAGaggcaagaggagaaaaagacacTCGCCGTCTCGATCATAGCGCTATTGAGCATGAGTTGCGGAGCTTCCTCTGTCTTCCGAACCCCCAGTACTCCCCGCTTCCCCCCTAATAACACATTcgcctctctttcctcctccccattTCAAGAAAATGAAGGAAATCAAGGGCTAATCCCTCCGACGAAAGACGCCGAAGATCTGCTCCGAGCAAACGTCCTTATTCATGTGGCCTACCGCAATCAGACTGAGCTTTGGCTAGACAATGAATCCTCGACAGACGCCTACTCCCGTCTCTTGGCTACCAGGACCCTACGAAATAATAGGGGAAGAGCTGACTCCATGCCTTCGAAAACCAGAAGCCGTGCTCTTGCCCAATTGCCAGACGAAAAGTCTGAAGACGTCGAGAGTGTCCAAGAATGAATTCTAACTGATGAACAGCTTCTCTCGGCAATGGGCCCACGCCCCAACCAATTCATTGGAAACAGGCTAGGTCTAAGAGACTTCGACAAAGACTTTagatggaaggaatggtcagagagaagaggtggggAAGATGTGGCATTGTTGAGCAAAGGCATTAAAGACTGGAAAAACCCTGTAGGTGTATATCATTGTCGTCTAGCGATATCTGTGAACTCACAGTCATTAAGCCTCCTCCTGAATTACcccaccctcttcctcctctgcctcgAGTAGATATTTCTCTCCTCAATGCCAAGCAGGCTCTATGCCACAACAAATTTCGACGACACTGCCAACGTTCCTTGCAAGCTGGGCCCAACAACCCTGTGCCGCCATTCCTCCTAAACCTGGACGGTACTGCAGGTACTGGCAAAACATTCACTGTCAATGCGATATGTCAGACGGCCGCAGACCTAGTCCTCCTGAATtacctcatcctcttcctcctctgcctcgAGTAGACATTACTCTCCTCAATGCCAAGCAGGCTCTATGCCACAACAAATTTCGACGACACTGCCAACGTTCCTTGCAAGCTGGGCCCAACAACCCTCTGCCGCCATTCCTCCTAAATCTCGACGGTACTGCAGGTACAGGCAAAACGTTCACTGTCAATGCGATATGTCAGACGGCCGCAGACTTAGTCGATGAGGCTGGCATGGGAAGTATGGTGATTGTGAGACGGTTAGCGCCAACAGGTATAGCCGCCTTTCATATACACGGTTCCACGTACCATTCCGCCCTTGGCATTTCcccaaaggaaaagaaaggcAAGGCGGCTGCCGGTCGTCAGTTAGCTGCTCTTCAAGAGGATTGGAAGCACATACGTTATCTGATCATTGATGGAAAATCAACGGTTGGTCGTGTGGGACTGGTCCTCATTGACAAACGTCTTCGTGAGATCTTTCCTCATAGGGATCTTCCTACgtcagaggagaagagaaggtcTGACGATGCTGATTCCCTGACGAACGTCGTCTTCTTGATGCGTCGTCTTGATGGAAGGCGCAAAGGTCATGCTTACTAGAAACCTTTGGGTCGATCAGGGTCTCACG harbors:
- a CDS encoding hypothetical protein (Match to ESTs gb|CF191660.1|CF191660, gb|CF191758.1|CF191758, gb|CF185935.1|CF185935): MTQSPFSTFGYQTAMPSGSSFKPKRKRMSWGPEEEENGAKHMRMLSPTLNHPGFPLPELVADHSNNASDDDQVMDMDQDMPDSSSAVGPPSPAEGYAQNSYSYGASGSGGFGFGPGAEEDEFEMDMMDDMGTLQSKNYPSLTPHPNPHHFSNPGNNHNLRGTSPLAAQPFSTALPAPPARGIFQPTVSGPLAPDASDIERARSQHGPWCQSIPKLIMSEYPDASGRRSMWTVCGDCGACEKTQD
- a CDS encoding hypothetical protein (Match to EST gb|CF189122.1|CF189122; Similar to gi|34879134|ref|XP_214099.2| similar to small unique nuclear receptor co-repressor [Rattus norvegicus], FASTA scores: opt: 286, E(): 1.9e-11, (36.220% identity (72.441% similar) in 127 aa overlap (1-122:92-217))), with the protein product MSESSPKDTLSALNESLDALEAALAPLEAKPWSQTVEKLSPLERTKMDVLGAYLINDLVWVYLKTKGIDPTKHDVTAELERIKTYYSKVSSAEGHEEIRPKVDAAAAHRFVSSSIPRTQHLPPTTSAELAANQRALRVAEEEEEESIRRLGKPSRFRHIQERGQLKLIPGQEVETIGDEDVMIGGEDGQREAENFLREFANEIEGR